The proteins below are encoded in one region of Stieleria sp. JC731:
- a CDS encoding pyridoxamine 5'-phosphate oxidase family protein, which produces MDTHQKLLDLIGDFRNAMLTTRTSQGELDARPMAIAEVEDDGTLWFVSDRSSGKIADLMLDQDVAVTMQSSSKFVSISGQCQAVEDRQKIEQLWSEAFKVWFPEGKADPSIILLRVDPVRGEYWDNSGVQGLKYLIKAGKAYLQGERPSPDDAINAALAL; this is translated from the coding sequence ATGGATACTCATCAAAAACTTCTTGACCTTATCGGCGATTTTCGCAACGCGATGCTGACAACTCGTACCAGCCAAGGCGAACTTGACGCTCGACCAATGGCGATTGCCGAGGTTGAGGACGACGGAACACTTTGGTTTGTTAGCGACCGAAGTTCAGGAAAAATCGCCGATCTGATGCTGGATCAAGATGTCGCCGTTACGATGCAAAGCTCCAGCAAGTTCGTCTCGATCTCCGGTCAATGCCAAGCCGTCGAAGACAGGCAGAAGATTGAGCAACTTTGGAGCGAAGCGTTCAAGGTCTGGTTTCCTGAAGGCAAGGCGGACCCCTCGATCATCCTGTTGCGTGTCGACCCCGTGCGCGGTGAATACTGGGACAATTCAGGCGTACAAGGGCTTAAGTACCTGATCAAAGCAGGTAAGGCCTACCTGCAAGGTGAACGCCCGAGCCCCGACGATGCGATCAATGCGGCATTGGCCCTTTAG
- a CDS encoding response regulator, with amino-acid sequence MDDLPASRLLLLRVLTSLSYDVSLASDGDEAWRLMVSRRPFDLILTDLEMPSLNGLQLTRKMRQCGRADICEKPVIIHSSTDPAQLRDPIASDPLTFCLPKPLEVTRLKEMLGRVQATSEDVAAEA; translated from the coding sequence GTGGACGATTTACCAGCAAGTCGTTTGCTATTGCTTCGGGTGCTCACTTCACTCAGCTATGACGTTTCACTCGCCTCTGATGGTGATGAAGCTTGGCGTCTGATGGTCTCCCGCCGTCCGTTCGACTTGATTTTGACAGACCTGGAGATGCCTTCGCTCAACGGGCTTCAGCTCACACGAAAGATGCGACAATGCGGTCGTGCTGATATCTGCGAAAAGCCCGTCATCATTCACAGCTCAACAGACCCTGCTCAGTTGCGTGATCCGATTGCCTCGGATCCATTGACGTTCTGCCTGCCAAAGCCACTTGAAGTTACTCGCCTGAAAGAGATGCTTGGTCGTGTGCAGGCGACTTCTGAAGACGTTGCCGCGGAAGCTTAA
- a CDS encoding DUF3971 domain-containing protein, producing the protein MKSIRTNMCRVVIALIATMIAYSDAGRQQVFAQRANAQQAPAPQAAKYRYWTSDWSFEDIEIGTLADRLERIGIEIPVKLDGVASVNFQVSIPLNALRTPEAYRIEGTLTGRNLQSDRLVFDSLRAEVDYRDGKLLLKNLDAKQGEGQLQGTASMKLIPKGDFAGTLTLSRFRTEAVFELLSKFGGDWAEAWSIATLEGQVNVTGKTAKIDDPLSWNIDGQVNARNVQYGPKIAFDVEVPGFKLQNKQFQISKASVTSTSEPRFEANLDGTVDISDTPKLALTFAADDFPVGSFTEVVEGKIDVSGKVTGVLTTAPNTPDRLKVKAALASPRLKVAGLDLGRLEHDIVVDQKSVSLTPRQQPSTEVDELAILRSISADYDFTPAAISITNLDANLFGGRIQGGLNLAVEPDGIHQFKVDWENLAPRYTVQLPIASRPIAIEASTTGKVDWRVPAAKLDQPFAHNGSAILRVNQFVAGGENLGRLIAEVSISDDGLEAAVDGEILGGRLSIHTTTAPDAQASWENLLQHTVVDQLSLQDVSLDQASVVVGQQPGTYSGRADLKIGNLDLQKPDQPFDASVNIRAFRIGNVDIAPTLAASVAVHPGWIEISSIQGVYAGGRLDGQGVWALTPQGRKSLSLRLSRAIGSHLLLPISPDAKDWVSGIVSGQVTVTGSGKGVVEKLRISGNAMVDNAATFNLPVGDAHSSLVVTFDTSSGRWTADFPNVKSKLAGGRVSGKLHLASPASNRGALDLDSRWRVAHVDFERLLSTYVGTATIGQGDVTGDLALSGRRIVDARNLRGNFRFHLGGTDASAVPGLSTAGVLLGATSLVGTRFNEGVASGRIASGAIMLDEVAMVSDRVAVKAAGRVGLLDTRMDVGVVLSTGNFQGQDLLVDMIGLSDLLLTTPFGQINRVLSDRTFVLEINGSARSPIVRLLPGESVRANLRRYAFQELITVSIADSLFAN; encoded by the coding sequence ATGAAATCAATCCGCACGAACATGTGCCGAGTGGTTATTGCTTTGATCGCGACGATGATCGCGTATTCGGATGCTGGTCGGCAACAAGTCTTTGCTCAACGAGCCAATGCTCAGCAAGCACCGGCCCCACAGGCGGCCAAGTATCGGTACTGGACATCGGACTGGTCATTCGAAGATATCGAAATCGGAACGCTCGCCGATCGTTTGGAACGCATCGGAATTGAAATCCCAGTCAAACTCGATGGTGTTGCATCAGTCAATTTCCAAGTTTCGATCCCACTCAATGCGCTGCGGACTCCCGAGGCTTACCGCATTGAAGGAACTTTGACCGGACGCAACCTACAGTCGGATCGGTTGGTTTTTGATTCCCTGCGAGCGGAAGTGGATTACCGCGATGGAAAGTTGCTGCTGAAAAATCTGGACGCCAAACAAGGCGAGGGTCAGTTACAAGGGACAGCTTCGATGAAGCTGATTCCGAAAGGAGATTTCGCTGGCACGTTGACCCTATCGCGTTTTCGCACCGAAGCGGTGTTTGAGCTGCTATCGAAGTTCGGTGGCGATTGGGCGGAAGCCTGGTCCATTGCGACTCTTGAAGGTCAGGTTAACGTCACCGGCAAAACGGCCAAGATCGACGATCCGCTTTCATGGAATATCGATGGCCAGGTGAACGCACGAAATGTCCAGTACGGACCGAAGATTGCTTTCGATGTCGAAGTCCCCGGATTCAAGCTACAAAACAAACAGTTTCAGATCAGCAAAGCGAGCGTAACCTCCACGAGTGAACCTCGTTTCGAAGCGAACCTGGATGGGACAGTCGACATATCCGATACGCCGAAGTTGGCGTTGACATTCGCCGCAGACGATTTCCCCGTCGGTTCGTTCACCGAGGTTGTTGAAGGCAAGATCGACGTTTCTGGAAAAGTTACCGGTGTGCTAACGACTGCGCCCAACACGCCCGATCGCTTGAAGGTCAAAGCCGCCTTAGCTTCACCTCGATTGAAGGTTGCCGGACTCGATCTAGGAAGATTGGAACACGACATTGTCGTCGATCAGAAAAGCGTTTCATTGACGCCACGCCAACAGCCGTCCACTGAAGTCGATGAACTGGCGATTCTCCGATCCATTTCAGCAGACTACGATTTCACGCCGGCGGCGATATCGATCACCAACCTGGATGCGAACCTGTTTGGCGGTCGGATCCAAGGCGGATTGAACTTGGCGGTGGAACCGGACGGGATCCATCAATTCAAAGTCGATTGGGAAAATCTGGCACCACGATATACCGTACAGCTTCCCATCGCATCACGCCCTATCGCGATCGAGGCATCGACCACTGGAAAAGTCGACTGGCGAGTGCCTGCAGCGAAACTAGACCAACCGTTTGCTCACAACGGATCGGCGATTTTACGAGTCAACCAATTCGTCGCCGGTGGTGAAAACCTGGGACGATTGATCGCAGAGGTCAGCATTTCTGATGACGGTTTGGAAGCCGCCGTTGATGGTGAGATCCTTGGCGGGCGTTTGTCTATACACACGACGACCGCCCCAGACGCGCAAGCCTCTTGGGAAAACTTGCTGCAGCATACTGTCGTAGATCAACTTTCTTTGCAAGACGTTTCGCTGGACCAGGCAAGTGTTGTTGTCGGACAGCAGCCGGGCACCTACAGCGGACGCGCCGATTTGAAAATCGGGAATCTCGATCTGCAAAAACCGGATCAGCCATTCGATGCTTCTGTCAACATTCGGGCTTTTCGAATCGGCAACGTCGATATCGCGCCAACCCTAGCTGCATCAGTCGCAGTTCATCCAGGATGGATCGAGATCAGTTCTATCCAAGGCGTTTATGCGGGAGGACGTCTCGACGGACAAGGTGTTTGGGCGCTGACACCACAAGGAAGAAAATCTCTTTCACTGCGACTGTCTCGTGCAATCGGCAGCCACCTCTTGTTACCGATCAGCCCGGACGCGAAAGACTGGGTTTCAGGGATTGTTAGCGGTCAAGTAACAGTCACGGGGTCGGGGAAAGGCGTTGTCGAAAAGCTGCGAATCTCAGGTAACGCGATGGTCGATAATGCCGCAACATTTAATCTGCCAGTCGGTGACGCGCATAGTTCACTCGTCGTGACCTTCGATACGTCTAGCGGACGATGGACCGCAGATTTCCCGAACGTCAAATCGAAACTTGCCGGTGGCCGCGTCTCCGGAAAACTGCACCTCGCTTCACCGGCCTCCAATCGTGGAGCCCTGGATTTGGACAGTCGCTGGCGTGTGGCACATGTCGATTTTGAACGGCTGTTGAGCACCTACGTTGGTACCGCAACGATCGGGCAAGGTGATGTCACCGGCGACTTGGCGCTCAGCGGACGTCGCATTGTCGACGCCCGAAACCTGCGTGGAAACTTCCGTTTTCACTTGGGCGGCACCGACGCGAGCGCTGTCCCTGGACTGTCGACAGCCGGCGTATTACTCGGTGCGACGTCTTTAGTCGGAACGAGGTTCAATGAAGGTGTCGCGTCAGGACGCATCGCGTCGGGTGCGATCATGCTTGACGAGGTCGCGATGGTTTCTGATCGCGTTGCGGTCAAAGCCGCCGGCCGAGTCGGCCTGCTGGACACCCGCATGGATGTCGGGGTGGTGCTCTCGACAGGCAACTTCCAAGGACAAGATTTGCTTGTCGACATGATCGGACTCTCCGACCTTCTGCTCACAACTCCGTTTGGACAAATCAATCGCGTGTTGAGCGATCGTACGTTTGTCCTCGAGATCAATGGCTCGGCGCGAAGCCCTATCGTCCGTCTGCTACCGGGCGAATCGGTGCGAGCTAACTTGCGAAGGTACGCCTTTCAAGAGCTGATCACGGTATCGATCGCAGACAGTCTGTTCGCGAATTGA
- a CDS encoding polysaccharide biosynthesis/export family protein, translating to MCKTIYRYGLTALLLLPILCSAGCSVLGFSAYPIAHVMTQDTKDILDKTTRHPNVPRELAKQVRPTHQVAPGDELLVEVVKAEDLSIQLPADQRVMADGTIDLGLYGRVVIASMTIEEAESTVQSIVSNAEKESIQVNIRLLQPIHRYYVIGEVNSPGAYTLTGHETVLDGIMEAGGLTARASACDILLARPTSPCSCRVTLPVCYRSITQLGDSTTNYHLKPGDRIFVARQSFCEEMLAYVKGSQTCDRCCKKQVACRDASLIESDSLDFVMPGIVEIPAIAPPKFETSPTASEAQPDAGLDVYSAPRNTAPGYSKPNSTRRSALQPSNAEDLTAPKTNPRSFDGELNFGELIDEE from the coding sequence ATGTGCAAGACAATTTACCGATACGGTCTGACGGCGTTGTTACTGCTTCCGATCTTATGCTCGGCAGGATGTAGTGTGCTGGGATTTTCAGCCTATCCCATCGCACATGTCATGACGCAGGATACCAAAGACATCCTCGACAAGACGACGCGCCACCCCAATGTTCCACGTGAGCTTGCTAAACAGGTGCGTCCGACGCATCAAGTGGCACCAGGCGATGAATTGCTGGTCGAAGTTGTCAAAGCAGAAGACTTGTCGATTCAACTGCCTGCCGACCAGCGGGTGATGGCCGACGGAACGATCGACCTCGGACTGTATGGTCGAGTCGTGATCGCGAGCATGACAATCGAAGAGGCGGAATCGACAGTTCAATCGATCGTCAGCAATGCGGAAAAAGAGTCGATCCAGGTCAACATTCGTCTGCTTCAACCGATCCATCGGTACTATGTCATCGGCGAAGTCAACTCACCGGGCGCCTACACGCTCACCGGGCACGAAACGGTGCTTGACGGAATTATGGAAGCCGGTGGTTTGACCGCGCGAGCTTCGGCATGCGACATCTTGCTCGCACGGCCGACGAGCCCCTGTTCCTGCCGGGTCACGCTGCCGGTCTGCTATCGCTCGATCACACAATTGGGCGACTCGACAACCAACTATCACCTAAAACCGGGTGACCGAATCTTTGTCGCGCGACAGTCGTTTTGCGAAGAGATGTTGGCCTACGTCAAAGGCAGCCAAACCTGCGACCGCTGCTGTAAGAAGCAGGTGGCTTGTCGCGATGCAAGTTTGATCGAATCTGATTCGTTGGACTTTGTTATGCCAGGGATCGTTGAAATCCCAGCGATCGCACCGCCAAAATTCGAAACGTCGCCAACCGCCTCCGAGGCTCAGCCCGATGCAGGCCTGGACGTTTACTCTGCTCCTAGAAACACTGCTCCCGGCTACAGCAAGCCGAACTCAACACGTCGATCGGCGCTGCAGCCTTCCAATGCGGAAGACTTGACCGCACCTAAAACTAACCCTCGAAGCTTCGACGGTGAACTGAACTTCGGCGAACTGATTGATGAAGAATAG
- a CDS encoding SDR family oxidoreductase, producing the protein MTTINRILVCGATGYVGGRLVRRLLDKGYEVVCLVRSPGKLTKFSWNKDPKLRIVEGGVSEREQMSKALEGVDAAYYLVHSMQSAGGAYAERDRELATSFLNAVESSQCQRIIYLGGLGEMGSNLSDHLNSRREVADILQSGSISATVFRAAMIVGSGSASFETLRYLVERLPIMITPRWVTTETQPIAIRDVLRYLVDCLDVPATAGRVIDIGGKDIMTYETIMQIAAQKLGLGKRTIVPVPVLTPKLSSLWIGLVTPVSSRIARPLAEGLRNRTVCRNDEATRLMPGECLGIEAAIEAAVDRTRDGIIETRWSTAGEMPHDPDWAGGTTLQDKRTILVDATPAETFAEIIRIGGEHGYWGAGPLWSLRGWLDQLIGGPGLRRGRRHPTELHYGEALDFWRVTKLTFNQQLRLRAEMWLPGDAELDFVVSAKDSETLVEMTARFRPRGLLGLAYWYSVYPLHGFVFPVMIRGIKTAVESRQQANA; encoded by the coding sequence ATGACAACGATAAATCGTATTCTCGTTTGCGGAGCAACTGGTTACGTCGGAGGCCGATTGGTTCGGCGACTGTTGGACAAGGGCTACGAAGTTGTTTGCCTGGTACGCAGCCCGGGAAAGCTGACAAAGTTCTCTTGGAATAAAGATCCCAAGCTTCGAATTGTCGAAGGCGGAGTTTCCGAGCGCGAACAAATGAGCAAGGCACTCGAAGGTGTCGACGCGGCCTACTACCTTGTGCACTCGATGCAGTCCGCAGGTGGGGCGTATGCCGAACGTGACCGGGAACTGGCGACCTCGTTTTTAAACGCGGTTGAATCTTCCCAATGCCAACGGATCATCTACCTCGGTGGCCTAGGCGAAATGGGATCGAATCTGTCGGACCACCTCAATAGCCGTCGCGAGGTCGCGGACATTTTGCAAAGCGGTTCCATCTCGGCAACTGTCTTTCGAGCCGCAATGATTGTCGGATCCGGCTCGGCGTCGTTCGAAACGCTTCGTTACCTTGTCGAACGATTACCAATCATGATTACCCCTCGATGGGTAACGACGGAAACGCAACCGATTGCGATCCGTGATGTGCTCCGCTACCTCGTTGATTGTCTTGATGTACCCGCGACGGCTGGCAGAGTGATCGACATCGGCGGCAAAGACATCATGACGTACGAGACAATCATGCAGATCGCGGCCCAGAAATTGGGACTCGGAAAACGCACGATTGTCCCGGTTCCGGTGCTCACCCCAAAGCTGAGCAGTCTTTGGATCGGATTGGTCACGCCGGTCAGCAGCAGAATCGCACGACCGCTGGCAGAAGGGCTGCGCAACCGGACCGTCTGCCGAAATGATGAAGCGACGCGATTAATGCCGGGTGAGTGCTTGGGAATCGAAGCAGCAATTGAAGCAGCCGTGGACCGAACTCGCGATGGGATCATCGAAACCCGTTGGTCTACAGCCGGCGAGATGCCTCACGACCCCGATTGGGCTGGTGGCACGACGCTGCAAGATAAACGCACGATCTTGGTCGACGCAACGCCTGCAGAAACCTTTGCGGAAATCATTCGCATCGGGGGCGAGCATGGCTATTGGGGTGCCGGACCACTTTGGAGTTTAAGAGGCTGGCTAGACCAGTTGATCGGCGGACCGGGCCTGCGCCGGGGTCGGCGACACCCCACCGAACTTCATTATGGCGAAGCGCTCGACTTCTGGAGAGTGACGAAGTTGACTTTCAATCAGCAATTGCGGCTACGTGCCGAAATGTGGCTGCCCGGTGACGCCGAATTGGATTTCGTTGTCTCTGCGAAAGACTCCGAGACGTTGGTAGAAATGACTGCCAGATTTCGTCCACGTGGTTTACTCGGGCTGGCATATTGGTACAGCGTCTATCCGCTACATGGCTTTGTTTTCCCAGTGATGATCCGCGGGATCAAGACTGCCGTCGAAAGTCGCCAACAAGCCAACGCGTAG
- a CDS encoding DUF1328 domain-containing protein → MLYWAAVFFVIALIAAVFGFGGLAAGAAGVAKILFFVFLVLFIVSLIMGRRTAV, encoded by the coding sequence ATGCTTTACTGGGCCGCCGTATTTTTCGTTATCGCTTTGATCGCCGCTGTCTTTGGTTTTGGTGGACTCGCTGCCGGTGCAGCCGGTGTCGCGAAGATTTTGTTCTTCGTGTTCCTGGTGCTGTTCATCGTCAGCCTGATCATGGGACGCCGCACCGCCGTCTAG
- a CDS encoding ion transporter — translation MKKQTDKKSRAPQRPDGPHWRVVMHDVIFESDTPSGWAFDVGLLIAILCSVTVVSLETIPTIARREIAVLEGIEWFLTILFTIEYVARLVCARHPLKYALSFWGLVDLLSILPTYVGYFWITQNQARSFVILRSIRLLRAFRVLKLWRMMSDADELWHAVWNARHKIAVFLIVVLVAVTLSGTLMYFVETIVPALLAGVQPEEYNSRFDSIPQAMYWAVVTMTTVGYGDIVPTTTTGKVISATLILLGYSLIIVPSGFVTAELTSRGSDDGGTELKTSECPRCANQPHLKDANYCHRCGERLQA, via the coding sequence ATGAAAAAGCAAACCGATAAGAAGTCGAGAGCCCCTCAACGTCCTGACGGCCCGCACTGGCGTGTCGTCATGCATGACGTGATTTTTGAATCTGACACGCCTTCTGGATGGGCGTTCGACGTCGGGCTTCTGATCGCGATCCTTTGCAGCGTCACCGTCGTCTCGCTCGAAACGATACCGACGATCGCGCGCCGGGAAATTGCTGTTCTAGAAGGAATCGAATGGTTTTTGACCATTCTCTTCACAATCGAGTACGTCGCCAGGTTGGTGTGTGCGCGGCATCCGCTCAAGTACGCGCTTAGCTTTTGGGGGCTCGTCGACCTGCTCAGTATCCTGCCAACCTATGTTGGCTATTTTTGGATCACCCAAAACCAAGCTCGTTCGTTTGTCATCCTGCGTAGCATTCGACTGCTACGTGCGTTCCGGGTGCTGAAGCTCTGGCGGATGATGAGCGACGCTGATGAGCTGTGGCACGCTGTGTGGAACGCTCGGCATAAAATCGCCGTGTTCCTGATCGTTGTGCTCGTCGCGGTGACACTTAGCGGTACGCTGATGTACTTCGTCGAGACAATTGTTCCGGCTTTGCTCGCCGGAGTTCAGCCCGAAGAATACAACAGTCGCTTTGATTCAATTCCACAAGCGATGTACTGGGCCGTGGTGACAATGACCACCGTGGGATATGGCGATATCGTTCCGACAACGACAACAGGAAAAGTCATTTCGGCAACGCTGATTCTACTCGGCTATAGCTTGATCATCGTGCCGAGCGGGTTTGTCACCGCTGAACTGACTTCGCGAGGAAGCGACGATGGCGGAACTGAGCTGAAAACGAGCGAATGTCCGCGTTGCGCAAATCAACCACATTTGAAAGACGCGAATTATTGCCATCGTTGTGGCGAGCGGCTGCAAGCCTGA